In Procambarus clarkii isolate CNS0578487 chromosome 60, FALCON_Pclarkii_2.0, whole genome shotgun sequence, one genomic interval encodes:
- the LOC123766747 gene encoding streptococcal hemagglutinin isoform X1, which produces MAAAAMNDPRIFFKQATTAQFEYVYNLYEEAVKLKAEQKNKKPEEFLKLDIWYQKELPVKIKSRGKDAHLTHEELCLCMKWKLSRGKFSPRLKDLIQMNTPRLCMTETKKAFRALMKKEDLPSAIQALCNLKGVGPAMASTILTAGCPELCAFMADECLLAIPEIEGIDYTTKELLNFVEQLKAAANRLNKEGSSTMWNPHKVEMALWAYFVLADLKKDLLGDMPGNSATTTSSSTQQPTENGDSQTESSQKAKNGGPMPEESNDSMDSAFANKENFTANTNGTSDAENSRASVILNCEDTNDSMAVSEAPSEALSEAPSEPASEAPSESISESDTQDVPSQISRAASASSVSVNPPDNTDEPALKKMKVDE; this is translated from the exons ATGGCCGCCGCCGCTATGAACGACCCCAGGATATTCTTTAAACAGGCCACCACTGCTCAATTTGAATACGTGTACAATTTATACGAGGAGGCGGTGAAACTGAAGGCGGAGCAGAAGAACAAGAAGCCCGAGGAGTTCCTGAAGCTAGACATATG GTATCAAAAAGAGTTGCCGGTTAAGATAAAATCCAGAGGGAAAGATGCACACCTCACCCATGAAGAACTCTGCCTATGTATGAAATGGAAACTCTCG cgTGGAAAGTTTTCACCCAGACTAAAAGACTTGATCCAGATGAACACTCCGCGCCTCTGTATGACAGAAACTAAAAAAGCTTTCCGTGCTTTGATGAAGAAGGAAGATTTGCCATCTGCCATACAAGCCTTGTGTAACTTAAAAGGTGTTGGTCCTGCAATGGCCTCAA CAATCTTGACGGCGGGCTGCCCAGAGTTGTGTGCCTTCATGGCCGACGAGTGTCTCTTGGCCATCCCAGAAATTGAAGGCATCGATTATACCACGAAAGAACTTCTAAATTTTGTGGAACAACTTAAGGCAGCAGCTAATAGGTTAAATAAAGAAG GGAGTTCAACTATGTGGAACCCCCACAAGGTTGAGATGGCACTCTGGGCATACTTCGTTTTGGCAGACTTGAAGAAGGATCTCCTTGGAGACATGCCTGGTAACTCCGCTACCACTACATCCTCGTCCACACAGCAACCAACGGAGAATGGAGATTCTCAGACGGAGTCTTCTCAAAAAGCAAAAAAT GGTGGTCCAATGCCAGAAGAGAGCAATGACTCGATGGACTCTGCTTTTGCCAACAAGGAAAATTTCACGGCAAATACCAATGGCACCTCTGACGCAGAGAATAGCAGAGCCTCGGTCATCTTAAACTGTGAGGACACAAATGATTCAATGGCTGTGTCTGAAGCTCCAAGTGAGGCCTTATCTGAGGCCCCAAGTGAGCCAGCATCAGAGGCTCCCAGTGAATCCATTAGTGAATCAGATACTCAAGATGTGCCCAGCCAGATATCCAGGGCTGCTTCTGCCAGCTCAGTCTCCGTCAACCCTCCAGACAACACTGACGAACCGGCACTGAAGAAAATGAAGGTGGACGAATAG
- the LOC123766747 gene encoding streptococcal hemagglutinin isoform X2, with protein sequence MHARTPTLDLATPPTPLKPLRRYQKELPVKIKSRGKDAHLTHEELCLCMKWKLSRGKFSPRLKDLIQMNTPRLCMTETKKAFRALMKKEDLPSAIQALCNLKGVGPAMASTILTAGCPELCAFMADECLLAIPEIEGIDYTTKELLNFVEQLKAAANRLNKEGSSTMWNPHKVEMALWAYFVLADLKKDLLGDMPGNSATTTSSSTQQPTENGDSQTESSQKAKNGGPMPEESNDSMDSAFANKENFTANTNGTSDAENSRASVILNCEDTNDSMAVSEAPSEALSEAPSEPASEAPSESISESDTQDVPSQISRAASASSVSVNPPDNTDEPALKKMKVDE encoded by the exons ATGCACGCCCGCACGCCAACCCTAGACTTGGCAACGCCGCCGACCCCCCTCAAACCCCTACGcag GTATCAAAAAGAGTTGCCGGTTAAGATAAAATCCAGAGGGAAAGATGCACACCTCACCCATGAAGAACTCTGCCTATGTATGAAATGGAAACTCTCG cgTGGAAAGTTTTCACCCAGACTAAAAGACTTGATCCAGATGAACACTCCGCGCCTCTGTATGACAGAAACTAAAAAAGCTTTCCGTGCTTTGATGAAGAAGGAAGATTTGCCATCTGCCATACAAGCCTTGTGTAACTTAAAAGGTGTTGGTCCTGCAATGGCCTCAA CAATCTTGACGGCGGGCTGCCCAGAGTTGTGTGCCTTCATGGCCGACGAGTGTCTCTTGGCCATCCCAGAAATTGAAGGCATCGATTATACCACGAAAGAACTTCTAAATTTTGTGGAACAACTTAAGGCAGCAGCTAATAGGTTAAATAAAGAAG GGAGTTCAACTATGTGGAACCCCCACAAGGTTGAGATGGCACTCTGGGCATACTTCGTTTTGGCAGACTTGAAGAAGGATCTCCTTGGAGACATGCCTGGTAACTCCGCTACCACTACATCCTCGTCCACACAGCAACCAACGGAGAATGGAGATTCTCAGACGGAGTCTTCTCAAAAAGCAAAAAAT GGTGGTCCAATGCCAGAAGAGAGCAATGACTCGATGGACTCTGCTTTTGCCAACAAGGAAAATTTCACGGCAAATACCAATGGCACCTCTGACGCAGAGAATAGCAGAGCCTCGGTCATCTTAAACTGTGAGGACACAAATGATTCAATGGCTGTGTCTGAAGCTCCAAGTGAGGCCTTATCTGAGGCCCCAAGTGAGCCAGCATCAGAGGCTCCCAGTGAATCCATTAGTGAATCAGATACTCAAGATGTGCCCAGCCAGATATCCAGGGCTGCTTCTGCCAGCTCAGTCTCCGTCAACCCTCCAGACAACACTGACGAACCGGCACTGAAGAAAATGAAGGTGGACGAATAG